The Juglans regia cultivar Chandler chromosome 1, Walnut 2.0, whole genome shotgun sequence nucleotide sequence AATGTcactttttttaagataatattcGCTTTCACGAATAACGGTATGTATATGGGTTACAAGTGAATTTATCTTaaagatacaatgaagcccagaATAAATATGTTTGCCTAATTAcgttatgcacacacgaaattagatccttaatatcttaaaattttactattcaaccaagaaattagaaatctgtTCTCTTGAGAACTAACAGATtctaacaagttttgaagaagtgaaaatttttgaagagaaagatagagagagagaattcgaaaTTGATTTTTAGGATATGCTCAAATGGCAGGCTAATGAGTCTATTTATAAATGATCAAAGGTtgtgaatgaaaaattattacttctcgtttttctgaaaactgttcggaatatgtatatatattgtgtctATTGCCATACAACACAACAATTGGACTtgggcttcgtttggttactgaactcaactgagttcagtctaattttaaactgaatctgTTAATtcaaatactcaactctcaaattactaaactcatctcaactcaaaacattcTTACACATGGgacctacaatatttttttaacttaaaacatctttatacatgggactcacaacctttttaaatttcttataaaagtattaaattaatcttaatatctaaacatacttttaactcagtttagatgggtctcacataattttttttatcactcaaCTGACTACTATATATAAAGAACTCAGTTCAACtcagctcaatatccaaacgcaaccttagtcCAACTGTTTGCCTTGCGTCTGTTTCAACTGGATGGCATGgagttttattttccattttcccAAGCATTGCAGCACCTCGCTGCATGTGCCTTGGCTGCGGCCCTTGATCCCCAAGCATTGTAGTGCTTCACACATGCACGCTTTGGTGCTGGCTACACGCCTTTTGAAGAAATCttttcataaatcaacaaaaatcatTCTTTAGATGAGGTGTGGATCGAACCAGTCCATGAGTTTACATGAGAAGCCTTAATAATACTAAACTAGTTAAAGGCTTACGACAtgtaaacaaatacaaaatactatAACCAACATAAATTTTTCATAacttttcactttttaaaataattcacaacttctaaaaacaacccaaaaatattaataatagatatagtatataattaattattttaaaaacattttcatcatccgGTCGGCACAATCCCCAGCGTTCCTCGAAGCCAAAGCTGCCATGAATTTCCCATTCCAAGGCCCGCTAGACACCCTTGCCTGCTTGCACGCATGGTCGACCGGGAAACGATGCTTCAAGCACACCTTCACCCGGCAAATCTTGCACGTATTTGTATTCGAAAATGTCAATATCTCTTTGCAACGCCTTACGGGGCACGTCggtttgttcttcttcttgggGTCGCAACTCCCTGACTTCTCGTGCCTCTCCAACATCACCTTCTCGTCCTCTCCATCCCGCCCCGTTGTCTCAATCGACATCTCGCAATTCTCGCAAACGACAACCTTTCTGCTGTTGTGGTCAGATTTCGGCCACTCGTGCTTCTTGTACGATCTATGATCTAAACAGAAGACCTAcgaatacaaaaaataaaaaacggaataaatatataataacccATTATTCAACGTCAATCGAATTGGGAAAGGCAAGAAATTTAACGAAAAAGAAGCTGATATGAAGGAGTGTATGTATGTACATTTCGACAACCGTCGCATTTAAAAGGGAGAAAATCGAGTTGATGGCAATCTGGGTGCTGGCAGTGTTGACCCAAATCTGGGAAAGCTTCGGTTCCTCCTCCCATTTGTGAAATGAAAGCGTACTTTCACGCCCTGAATTTTTCTTTGAATGTAATATGATGAGGGATACAGGAGCAACGGGCGTATTTTTATAGACATAGCTTTGGACAACTTTGGGACGAAGTCACGAAGACGACAACAACGCGGTTTCCGATTTAGCACCTAAAAGATGTCTGGAAAATACCATTCCCACAGAAATTCTACAGAAAATTTCTATTgaattgcattttattttattttttattttttatttatattaagacttaGTCGTTTAGTGCTTTATACTTTGCACACGTGTATAGGAAGTTACTTTCTATTAATGTATCAGCCAATTACAGCTAAGAAAGGTTTTGTATATAAAGCAACTTTGTACGCactctgataaaaaaaatatacacatatGAATGAAATGAATCTTTCTGGAAATTAGAGGTCTCAACTTTCTTAATATGGTATCAGAAGAAATTAGGGCTTCCCTCTGATTTCTCCTCATCTTCTTCCGCTCATGGATGATTCTACTTCTTCTGTTGAATCTGATCCACGTAGTCCTTATTTCCTCACCAATGCTGATCATCCTGGTGTCTTTTTAGTTAGTGAGAAGTTGAGCAACAACAATTATCATTCCTGGTCACGTTCGATGTTCATTTCGTTGAAGGCACGGAACAAGCTTGGATTTATTGATGGATCTTTACCTGCTCCAGCAGAGAATGATTCTATGTTCTCTCCATGGAGTAAGTGTGATACAATTGTGCTTTCATGGCTACTTAATTCTTTGTCTCCAAAGATTGCTCAAAGTGTGATATATGTTAATTCTTCTAATGCGATGTGGCTTGAGTTGAAGGAGAGGTTCTCACAAGGTAATGGACCTCGAATCTTCGAGTTACAAACTGCTATTTCTGCCCTACGTCAAGAACAGCTTGATGTTAGTACATATTTTACAGAATTAAAGGTCCTATGGGATGAACTGTTGAATTACCAACCCTTACCTATCTGTTATTGTAAAGGTTGCAAGTGTAATTCCACTAAGATTTTTGCTGCATATCATCACCAGAGCTATGTCATGAAGTTCCTTATGGGACTTACTGATGCTTTTGATAATGTAAGGGGTCAGATCTTGATGATGGATCCTTTACCTTCTATTAATAAAGCATTCTCTCTTGTCATCCAAGAAGAGAGACAAAAACTTATTAGCACTCGAGGTGCCTCTTTTGCCTCTGTTGAATCAGTAGCTCTAGCTACTAAAGGAGACACTAATTTTAAGGCATTTAGGGGTAATCCACGCAGTAAGCTTCTTTGTAGTCACTGTGGTCTTGTTGGTCACATAGTGGATAAGTGCTTTAAGCTTCATGGATATCCTCCTAATTACAAGTTTTGAGATAAATCCAAGATTTCAGCCTCTGCTAATGTCACTCAGCATTCTGCTGTACTTGCTGATATTCCATCCAATATGCCTTTCACAATGGATCAATATCAACAGTTAATGGCTCTGCTGAAACCAGCTTCATCTGTTGCGACTACACCCTCTGTTAACATGGCATTGGTTCCTAATTTCTCAGGTAACTCTCAGATTTTTTGTGCTGCTGACACCTCAGTTCCTCTGTGTTCTTGGATAATTGATAGTGGTGCTTCAGACCACATGGTTTGTTCTTCCACTCTTTATACCAGCACACCTCACCTTGTTTCTACTTCTGTCAAGTTGCCTAATGGTTCCTATGCCGCAGTTACACACGTTGGTGATATAGTTTTGAGCCCTGCCTTGACTTTAACCAATGTGTTATGTGTACCTACATTCTCTTTCAACCTTATCTCAGTCAGCAAATTGACTCAGTCTCTCAATTGTTGTCTAATTGTTAAAGCTGACAAGTGTTTTCTGCAGGACTTGGCAACTTGGAAGATGATTGGGATGGGTGAATTGCAAGGTGGCTTGTACAAACTGGTGACTTCCAGCCTTTCTATAACTCCTACTACTTCTCATTTCTATAATTGTTTTTCTGTTCAATCTGATGTAGCCTTGTGGCACTTTAGATTAGGACATCCTTCTTCTTCTAGGCTGCAACTTTTGCATAAGTACATTCCTTGTTTGTCTTCTAAATTTGATTCATGTACTACTTGTCCTCTTGCTAAACAAAAGCGTTTGCCCTTTCCTGTTGGCAATAATAAGTGTGATACTTCTTTTGATTTAGtacattgtgatatttggggtcccATGGTTATTCCTACTCATGATGGTTTTAAGTACTTTCTTTCCattgttgatgattattctaGAGCCACTTGGGTGTACCTCATGAAATCAAAGTCTGAGG carries:
- the LOC108992805 gene encoding zinc finger AN1 domain-containing stress-associated protein 12-like isoform X1, whose product is MGGGTEAFPDLGQHCQHPDCHQLDFLPFKCDGCRNVFCLDHRSYKKHEWPKSDHNSRKVVVCENCEMSIETTGRDGEDEKVMLERHEKSGSCDPKKKNKPTCPVRRCKEILTFSNTNTCKICRVKVCLKHRFPVDHACKQARVSSGPWNGKFMAALASRNAGDCADRMMKMFLK
- the LOC108992805 gene encoding zinc finger AN1 domain-containing stress-associated protein 12-like isoform X2; amino-acid sequence: MRRLSKYHRSYKKHEWPKSDHNSRKVVVCENCEMSIETTGRDGEDEKVMLERHEKSGSCDPKKKNKPTCPVRRCKEILTFSNTNTCKICRVKVCLKHRFPVDHACKQARVSSGPWNGKFMAALASRNAGDCADRMMKMFLK